In Cytobacillus oceanisediminis, the following proteins share a genomic window:
- a CDS encoding VOC family protein: MELKMGYVILYAESLERTKHFYGELLGLKLMNEFGTYIEYDTGSTILSFNTREGGREVTGLPIPDGLRKEQTFELGFVTEEVEAAVDKLKSAGVPVLLEPVEKPWGQKVAYVEDPDGHYIEICSPIG; encoded by the coding sequence GTGGAATTGAAGATGGGGTATGTCATTTTATATGCGGAAAGCCTGGAAAGAACGAAGCATTTTTATGGTGAATTGCTGGGACTGAAGCTTATGAATGAATTTGGAACTTACATCGAGTATGATACAGGCAGCACCATTCTTTCCTTTAATACGAGAGAAGGCGGGCGGGAAGTCACCGGGCTTCCGATACCGGATGGATTGAGAAAGGAGCAGACATTTGAGCTTGGCTTTGTCACAGAAGAGGTAGAAGCTGCTGTTGATAAGCTAAAGTCTGCAGGAGTGCCTGTCCTGCTCGAGCCTGTTGAAAAGCCTTGGGGCCAGAAAGTGGCATATGTGGAAGATCCGGATGGACATTATATTGAGATTTGTTCGCCTATCGGTTAA
- a CDS encoding SulP family inorganic anion transporter: MKVLSKKEQWFGNVKGDILAGIVVALALIPEAIAFSIIAGVDPMVGLYASFCIAVTIAIVGGRPGMISAATGAMALLMVTLVADHGLQYLFAATILTGVLQILFGVLKLARFMKFIPRAVMIGFVNALAILIFMAQLEQFVDATWVMYAMVAGALAIIYIFPRFTKAVPSPLVAIIVITIIAIMTKSDVRTVGDMGAITSALPAFFIPDVPFNLETLKIIFPYSIALAIVGLLESLLTASIVDDMTDTASDKNMESRGQGIANIIAGLFGGMAGCAMIGQSVINVKSGGRGRLSALTAGTFLMFLILVLGNIVVQIPMAALVGVMIMVSIGTFDWSSIKGLAKTPVTDSIVMVVTTVTTVFTHDLSKGVFAGIILSAIFFVAKISKVHVAARVEGDKKIYAVRGQVFFASVDELIAAFDFNEELKEVEIDFTQAHVWDDSGVAAIDKIVLKLRDNGVLVRLSGLNAPSSNLIERLAVHRKPGAKLSGH; this comes from the coding sequence TTGAAAGTTTTATCAAAAAAAGAACAATGGTTTGGCAATGTTAAGGGTGACATCCTTGCTGGAATCGTAGTGGCATTGGCACTAATTCCAGAGGCGATTGCATTCTCGATTATTGCTGGTGTTGATCCAATGGTTGGATTGTATGCTTCTTTCTGTATTGCTGTAACCATTGCAATAGTTGGCGGAAGGCCTGGAATGATTTCTGCTGCAACCGGTGCGATGGCGTTACTAATGGTTACATTAGTAGCTGATCACGGACTGCAGTATTTATTTGCTGCGACCATTTTGACGGGAGTTCTGCAGATCTTATTTGGTGTGCTTAAGTTGGCCCGCTTTATGAAATTCATTCCGCGTGCGGTTATGATTGGGTTTGTTAACGCGCTGGCGATCTTGATTTTCATGGCGCAGCTTGAACAGTTTGTAGATGCTACATGGGTAATGTATGCAATGGTTGCCGGTGCATTGGCGATTATTTATATTTTCCCGAGATTCACTAAAGCAGTGCCATCTCCTCTGGTGGCTATTATTGTTATTACTATCATTGCCATCATGACAAAGAGTGATGTGCGTACAGTTGGCGATATGGGGGCCATCACATCAGCCCTCCCGGCATTCTTTATACCGGATGTTCCATTTAACCTTGAGACTCTGAAGATTATTTTCCCGTACTCTATTGCCCTTGCGATCGTGGGCTTGCTTGAATCTTTGCTGACTGCATCCATTGTTGATGACATGACCGATACGGCCAGTGATAAGAATATGGAAAGCCGCGGACAGGGAATTGCGAATATCATAGCAGGTTTATTCGGCGGAATGGCAGGCTGTGCCATGATTGGACAGTCCGTCATTAATGTGAAATCTGGCGGAAGAGGCAGACTGTCTGCTTTGACAGCCGGCACATTCCTTATGTTTCTGATTTTAGTATTAGGAAATATTGTCGTTCAAATACCGATGGCTGCATTAGTCGGTGTAATGATCATGGTATCGATCGGTACATTTGACTGGTCATCCATTAAGGGCCTTGCTAAGACTCCTGTCACAGATTCGATTGTTATGGTTGTAACGACTGTTACAACTGTTTTCACCCATGACCTATCCAAAGGAGTTTTCGCGGGGATCATTCTAAGTGCCATCTTCTTTGTGGCTAAAATTTCGAAAGTGCATGTTGCAGCACGAGTTGAAGGAGATAAGAAAATATACGCTGTAAGAGGCCAGGTTTTCTTTGCTTCTGTAGATGAACTTATAGCAGCATTCGACTTTAACGAAGAATTGAAAGAAGTTGAAATTGACTTTACACAGGCGCATGTCTGGGATGACTCAGGAGTCGCTGCCATCGATAAAATTGTATTAAAGCTTCGTGACAACGGTGTGCTGGTCCGCCTATCAGGATTAAACGCGCCAAGCTCGAACTTGATTGAGCGTTTGGCCGTCCACCGCAAACCTGGTGCGAAATTATCCGGCCATTAA
- a CDS encoding dicarboxylate/amino acid:cation symporter, which yields MKFGLLPRIIAAIALGILLGSFSPEWLIQLFATFNGLFGNFLGFAIPLIIIGFIAPGIGSMGKGAGKLLGITTGFAYASTITAGLVAYFSATVLYPILLKNQSFKEFENPEDALLAPFFQVDMPPVMGVMTALLISFTLGLGLAAIKGNTLQNAMNDFRDIIEKLIEKVIIPLLPVHIFGIFANMTQGGQVGAIISVFAKVFVMIIALHLLFLLLQYSAAGSLMKANPLRLMKNMMPAYFTALGTQSSASTIPVTLKQVKKLGAREKVADFSVPLLATIHLSGSTITIVSCAIAVMMLQGQTASFAEILPFILMLGITMIAAPGVPGGAVMAALGLLESMLGFNETMLALMIALYLAQDSFGTACNVTGDGALTLLSDKASGKDKKLQPQSAVKAG from the coding sequence ATGAAGTTCGGTTTGCTTCCCAGAATTATTGCAGCCATAGCATTAGGTATTTTATTAGGTTCTTTTTCTCCTGAATGGCTTATTCAGCTATTTGCTACTTTTAATGGATTGTTCGGAAACTTTCTTGGTTTTGCGATTCCATTAATTATTATTGGATTCATCGCTCCAGGTATCGGGAGTATGGGAAAAGGCGCAGGGAAACTGCTTGGGATTACAACCGGTTTTGCCTATGCTTCTACGATCACTGCTGGTTTAGTCGCCTATTTTTCTGCGACGGTGTTATATCCTATTCTATTAAAAAACCAAAGCTTCAAAGAGTTTGAGAATCCTGAGGATGCTTTGCTTGCACCCTTTTTCCAGGTGGACATGCCTCCTGTAATGGGGGTCATGACGGCACTGCTGATTTCATTCACTCTAGGCCTTGGCTTGGCTGCGATCAAAGGAAACACTCTGCAAAATGCTATGAATGATTTCCGTGATATTATTGAAAAACTGATTGAAAAAGTCATCATTCCATTGCTTCCTGTCCATATCTTTGGGATTTTCGCCAATATGACGCAAGGCGGACAGGTTGGCGCTATTATTTCTGTATTTGCCAAAGTATTTGTCATGATTATTGCTCTTCATCTTTTATTTTTACTGCTTCAATATTCAGCGGCCGGCAGCCTTATGAAAGCCAATCCGCTTAGACTCATGAAAAATATGATGCCTGCCTACTTTACGGCACTTGGAACCCAATCATCCGCATCCACCATTCCTGTTACGCTTAAGCAGGTTAAAAAGCTTGGTGCACGTGAAAAAGTCGCGGATTTCTCTGTTCCATTACTGGCAACGATTCATCTTTCCGGTAGCACGATCACCATTGTGAGCTGTGCTATTGCCGTGATGATGCTGCAGGGTCAAACGGCATCATTTGCAGAAATCCTGCCTTTCATTTTAATGCTTGGCATCACGATGATTGCAGCTCCCGGTGTTCCTGGAGGAGCTGTCATGGCCGCATTGGGTCTGCTTGAAAGCATGCTCGGATTCAACGAAACTATGCTTGCGCTTATGATTGCCCTATACCTTGCCCAGGACAGCTTTGGAACTGCTTGCAATGTAACAGGTGACGGTGCTCTGACGTTGCTGTCTGATAAGGCAAGCGGCAAAGATAAGAAGCTTCAGCCTCAATCTGCAGTGAAAGCTGGCTAA
- a CDS encoding histidine phosphatase family protein — translation MLTLYIIRHGETEWNKEKRMQGRLDSDLTEKGRRDAKLLGERVKDIEFKRIISSPSKRTLHTAQLVSGAREIPVETDERLMEIDLGDWQGRVESEIRELYPAVFDAYWNRPESYESAGGESFYDVANRVDSFLEDLQSTSSEGSVLIVTHGVAVKALYMLCRNAAVERIWDPPFIHGTSLTILQIDQDNKEFLLEGCMAHCE, via the coding sequence ATGCTGACTTTATATATCATCCGGCACGGTGAAACGGAATGGAACAAAGAGAAAAGAATGCAGGGGCGCCTGGACTCTGATTTAACGGAGAAAGGCAGACGTGATGCGAAGCTGCTGGGGGAGAGAGTAAAGGATATAGAATTTAAGCGTATTATCTCTTCACCGAGCAAACGGACTTTACATACAGCACAGCTTGTAAGTGGAGCAAGGGAGATTCCGGTCGAGACAGATGAAAGGCTTATGGAAATAGATCTTGGTGATTGGCAGGGAAGAGTGGAAAGTGAAATAAGGGAGCTTTATCCGGCTGTGTTCGATGCTTATTGGAACCGGCCGGAGTCCTATGAAAGTGCAGGAGGAGAAAGCTTTTACGATGTGGCAAACCGCGTTGATTCCTTTCTGGAAGACCTGCAAAGTACCTCATCAGAAGGCAGTGTGCTGATTGTTACCCATGGAGTTGCTGTCAAAGCTCTTTATATGCTTTGCCGCAATGCTGCTGTCGAACGCATTTGGGACCCACCCTTCATTCATGGAACCAGCCTGACCATCCTGCAGATTGATCAGGATAATAAGGAATTCCTCTTAGAAGGATGCATGGCTCACTGCGAATAA
- a CDS encoding 8-oxo-dGTP diphosphatase → MNWKEIEHQMYTMCMVADGDQILLIKRPDYKGFPGYLAPGGKVEFPESITDAAKREVLEETGLHVRNIIFKGWDEYVNPQMNVRYMVFNYLADSFEGSLLADPPEGELQWVSRQDAMDLPMQDWFKRKLPLFFEEGTFEIHSVWDEEQNTEGASKTRVFAKI, encoded by the coding sequence ATGAACTGGAAAGAAATCGAACATCAGATGTACACGATGTGCATGGTTGCAGACGGAGATCAGATCCTTCTCATAAAACGGCCAGATTATAAAGGCTTCCCTGGCTATCTCGCACCAGGCGGAAAAGTAGAGTTTCCCGAGAGCATTACGGACGCAGCAAAACGCGAAGTGCTTGAGGAGACAGGGTTGCATGTCAGGAATATTATTTTTAAAGGTTGGGATGAGTACGTAAACCCCCAGATGAATGTCCGCTACATGGTATTTAATTATCTGGCAGACTCCTTTGAAGGAAGCCTTCTTGCAGATCCTCCTGAAGGAGAATTGCAATGGGTTTCAAGACAAGATGCAATGGACCTCCCCATGCAGGATTGGTTCAAGAGAAAGCTGCCGCTTTTTTTCGAAGAAGGGACTTTTGAGATCCATTCAGTTTGGGATGAAGAGCAAAATACAGAAGGAGCGAGCAAGACGAGGGTTTTTGCTAAGATATAA
- a CDS encoding universal stress protein has translation MFKKILIAADGSDHSIRAAAKAIQLAEQNPDSEITVVYAVDGQTSKEDILHHFDKSIVDQVRKKRLEPIENLLKEKGVSYEIKILQGEPGPAIVEFANKMDFDVAVVGSRGLNTLQEMVLGSVSHKIAKRVKAPVLIVK, from the coding sequence GTGTTTAAAAAGATACTGATTGCTGCAGATGGATCCGACCATTCCATTCGTGCAGCCGCTAAAGCCATTCAACTGGCTGAACAGAATCCTGATTCTGAAATAACCGTAGTGTATGCCGTTGATGGCCAGACCTCAAAAGAAGATATCCTTCACCATTTTGATAAGAGTATAGTGGACCAGGTGAGGAAAAAACGTTTAGAGCCAATAGAAAACTTATTAAAAGAAAAGGGCGTTTCATATGAAATAAAAATCCTGCAGGGAGAGCCTGGACCAGCCATTGTTGAGTTCGCCAACAAGATGGATTTTGATGTTGCTGTAGTAGGAAGCCGGGGTCTGAATACACTTCAGGAAATGGTGCTCGGAAGTGTTAGCCATAAAATAGCCAAACGTGTTAAAGCGCCTGTTTTGATTGTTAAGTAA
- a CDS encoding D-alanine--D-alanine ligase yields MKTKVGLLYGGKSAEHKVSMQTAMAVIKALDLEKFEIHPIYISEEGQWVKGPQLHGPVSSVKELEFSQGEALPPTALAPTLFQGAQDKGPFDVIFPLLHGPNGEDGTVQGLLELLNLPYVGNGVLASSAGMDKVIMKNIFAQAGLPQVKYVWFIRSEWENETKAAYDQVEKELGYPCFVKPANLGSSVGISKCMNRSELEGAFKEAFQFDRKIIIEEGVTAREIEAGVLGNDYPECSVAGEIVPKVEFYDYKAKYEDGDTALIIPAEISEIEYNELRDMAIKAFKALDCSGLVRADFFLTREGKLYINEVNTMPGFTPFSMFPLLWKHTGVEYPQLIEKLVNLAIERHAEKQSIKHTM; encoded by the coding sequence ATGAAAACGAAGGTTGGCCTTTTGTACGGCGGAAAATCTGCAGAGCATAAAGTATCCATGCAGACTGCAATGGCTGTGATTAAAGCATTGGATTTAGAGAAATTTGAAATTCATCCTATTTATATATCTGAAGAAGGGCAATGGGTAAAGGGCCCTCAATTGCATGGTCCTGTTTCCAGTGTAAAGGAGCTGGAATTTTCCCAGGGGGAAGCACTTCCTCCAACAGCATTGGCACCAACCCTATTCCAGGGTGCTCAGGATAAAGGTCCATTTGATGTAATCTTCCCGCTGCTTCATGGTCCAAACGGGGAAGACGGCACAGTTCAAGGTTTACTTGAGCTCCTAAACCTGCCATATGTGGGGAATGGAGTATTGGCTTCATCAGCGGGAATGGATAAGGTCATCATGAAGAATATCTTTGCACAGGCAGGCCTGCCGCAGGTGAAGTATGTCTGGTTTATCCGCAGCGAATGGGAGAATGAGACGAAGGCAGCCTATGATCAAGTGGAAAAGGAGCTCGGATACCCGTGTTTTGTAAAACCGGCCAACCTGGGTTCAAGTGTAGGAATCAGCAAGTGCATGAACCGTTCAGAGCTTGAGGGAGCATTCAAAGAAGCTTTCCAATTTGACCGTAAAATTATCATTGAAGAAGGCGTTACAGCCAGAGAAATTGAAGCTGGCGTATTGGGCAATGATTATCCTGAATGCTCTGTTGCAGGTGAAATCGTGCCGAAAGTTGAATTCTATGACTATAAAGCGAAGTATGAAGATGGGGACACAGCCTTAATCATTCCTGCTGAAATCTCAGAAATTGAGTACAATGAACTGAGGGACATGGCCATTAAGGCATTTAAAGCGCTTGACTGCTCAGGTCTTGTCAGAGCTGATTTCTTTTTAACGAGAGAGGGTAAGTTATACATTAATGAAGTCAATACAATGCCAGGATTTACACCTTTCAGCATGTTCCCGCTTCTATGGAAGCATACGGGAGTGGAATATCCTCAGCTGATTGAAAAGCTTGTCAATCTCGCCATCGAACGCCATGCTGAGAAACAAAGCATCAAACACACAATGTAA